Proteins encoded in a region of the Leifsonia sp. PS1209 genome:
- a CDS encoding helix-turn-helix domain-containing protein — MSIADGVDSTTDMGEAMMGFLAIFAQMERRFIQRRTRSGLAEARAQGRVGGRPRALNSLQTQTAVRMSDEGHRVRDIAKTLKVSEPTIYRYLSAAEK, encoded by the coding sequence ATGAGCATCGCTGACGGCGTGGACAGCACCACCGACATGGGCGAGGCCATGATGGGCTTCCTTGCCATCTTCGCTCAGATGGAGCGGCGGTTCATCCAGCGCCGAACGCGGTCCGGACTCGCTGAAGCTCGGGCACAAGGACGCGTTGGCGGTCGCCCCCGCGCGCTCAACTCGCTTCAAACCCAGACCGCGGTGAGGATGTCTGACGAGGGTCACCGCGTCCGAGACATTGCCAAGACGCTGAAGGTGAGCGAACCGACGATCTATCGATACCTCAGCGCAGCCGAGAAGTAA